The Ornithorhynchus anatinus isolate Pmale09 chromosome 16, mOrnAna1.pri.v4, whole genome shotgun sequence genome contains the following window.
CACAGACTATTTAAATCCTGCTTGAGTCTCTAAAAGTCCCTGATTAGCCTGCCCTGGCTAAGGTGGCAGGGTCTGTCCTCTGCCTGCTAGACTCGGACCTGGCATGACAGAACCTGGCATCCTATCCGAGAGGACTTCCAGCCTTCATCCTGGAGACGGGCTGGGAATTCCCCCAGTGACCCGGGTGGGGTTAGGAGGGGACAGAGTTTCAAAAAGTCGACTGCACGTTacctgccctccaagagtttaccATCAACTGTGGGACTCCGATGGGGCCCAGGAGAGGCAAGGCAGAGCTCCTTGgaaggacacagatcctgtctactaactctatcgtactaCCTCAaatgctcagcatagtgctctctacacagtgtaagctcctcgagggcagggatcttgggcggtgactctactgtactctcccaagcgttcagtaccgtGTTCGACACAGAGTAGGTGTTGATTTCCTCGAACACCTTGGCATCTGCGGTGGGGGTCACGGTGGGCCGCGTGGGTTCTTAGGTGGCCCCGCCTGTGGATGTCCCATTTAAACGGCCGCCCCCATCGCCCCCAGGCTAGACTCGGAGGAAGGGGACGGCGCATGGTGCCCCGAGACCCCCATCGAGCCGGATGACCTGAAGGAGTTCCTGCAGATCGACCTGCGAAGCCTGCACTTCATCACCCTGGTGGGCACCCAGGGCCGCCACGCCGGCGGGCACGGCAACGAGTTCGCCCCCATGTACAAGATCAACTACAGCCGCGACGGCAACCGCTGGATCTCCTGGAGGAACCGGCAGGGGAAGCAGGTAGCGGGGCGACTGGGCAGAGGGGAGATGGCCTGTAATGGGATGcccgggcggaggggagagggtcccTTCGAATACCCTGAACCTCGACAGCACGCCTTCCCTCCGGCAGCCCTGTGTTCTCACAGCCGCCCTAGGGAGCAGGCAGTCGTTCtggtatccccatttgacagaggaggaaactgaggcccaggggagtccagggacttgtccaaggatgTGCAAcggcaaacaaggggcagagagcCCTAACTTCTTTTTCCCGCTGGACGTTCACTTCCCGACTCGGGGAGAAGACGTGACTCCGGCCAAGAAGCCGGGTGGGTGGTCCTTTGAGGGAGGGCTAGTTGAGGTGAGGTGGGATAGTCGCCTCAGGGTCCGTCGCCCCACGTCCCGCTGTCTGGAGCAGAGGTGGGCCCAAGTCACTCCTGGAGTGGATGGACCTCGTGGAGGCGTGGTGAGGAGCAGAGAGTCCACTTCGGGACGCCATTCCTCTCGTTGCACCCCGATTCCCGCCACCCCATCAGGACAGttctggggagagcagggaggggaccCCCGTAAGAGTGCAGACCCAGCCTGCTGTTGATCGGTCATCTCCCAGCATGAGACCGTCCCctccaggggttggcggcgaagACCCGCCCTGGCCGCCTCCTCATCAGGGTCTCAcgcttccccccccccgtcccctccccgcagaGCCAGGACGGGAACAGCAACCCCTATGACATCTTGCTGAAGGACCTGGAGCCCCCGATCGTGGCCAGATTCGTCCGCTTCATCCCCGTCACCGACCACTCCATGAACGTGTGCATGAGGGTGGAGCTGTATGGCTGCGCCTGGCTAGGTCGGGGGCGGGTCgcaggccgggcccggcggggtgTGGTGCGGTGggggagcgtgctgggtgggatCGGCAGAGGGGCGAATCAGTGCCGGGGGGGGATGCAGGGTGGgaccgggggggcggggtggggccgggtGGGGCCCAGCTCCGTTTTCCCCTGCAGACGGCCTGGTCTCCTACAACGCACCCGCTGGGCAGCAGCTTGTCCTCCCTGGCGGCTCCGCCGTTTACCTCAACGACTCCGTGTACGATGGAGCTGTGGGCTACAGGTGAGTCAGTcggtcacttgcatttattgagcgcttactgtgtgcagaacactggaccgagggcttgggacggtacaatataacagacgcattccctgcccacacagtgagcttacagtctagtgggggagacggacattaatataaagttacAGGTACAGGTGtaaaagtgccatggggctgggagtggggacgaataaagggagcaagtcagggtgatgcagaagggaatggagaaaaagggcttagggaaggcctcttggaggagatgtgccttcaaataaggctttgaaggtggggggtgaGTAAccgactgtcagatatgaagaaggggggcattccaggccagaggcaggatgtaggcgagaggttggcggtcggctaggcaagatcaaggtacggtgagaaggttggcatcggaggagcgaaatgtgcgggctgcgttgtagtaggagggggcaaggggattgaaggctttaaagttaatggtgaggagtttcagtttgatgcagatgtggatgagcaaccaccggaggttcttgaggccgggggagacatgccctgaatgtttctgtagaaaatcgatcggggcagcagagtgaaatatggactggagtggggagagacaggaggcacggaggtcagcagggaggctgatacagtaatcaaggcaggataggataagtgcttggattaacggggGCCCTGTCTGCCTGTGGGGGGGAGGTTCAGGGCTGTCAGCTCAGATTCCACTCGGGGCCCCCCCATCTATTTCCAACTCCTGCCCACCCCGAGTCGATGAGTTGAGCGGTGCGGCTGGGCTCCCCCCACTCGGGCCCAGAGGAAATGCGCTgaacccatttgacagaggaggacacCGAGGCTCAGAcagattcagtgacttgccccttgTTGCCGAGCGGCAGGCCGGGGTCAGAATCGGGCCAGACCACCCCACCGCTACTctccctctgacctcccctcccctctcccgcccttcgGGCCGGCCACCAGCCTGACGGAGGGCCTGGGGCAGTTGACGGACGGGGTCGCCGGGCTGGACGACTTTGCGCAGACCCACGAGTACCACGTGTGGCCGGGCTACGACTACGTGGGCTGGCGGAACGAGAGCTCGCCCCACGCCTACGTCGAGATCGTCTTCGAGTTTGACCGCGTGCGCAACTTCACCACCATGAAGGTCAGCCCGCCGGagcgggtggggatgggggggcagcgagccctggggtggactgTTGGAGGCGAGGGCCGGGGCCCCCTTCAAGTTAAATGCTGAAGGGGGTCTGAcctctttgggggtggggagctggAACTCCGATAGCCTCCCCAAGTCCCGAAGTGTACCCTCACGCTCCCGGACTCTGTGCCCGGCCGGCCTCTAAGCCAAAGAGGCCAATGGCCACAGACCTGTTGTTCGGGGCCAGCTCCGGCCCGTAGTGGCCGGACCCGAGCTGGCCGTCAAGGGCGGGGTCACTGGACTCTGGCAGGCCCCCCGGGGTTCTGGGACTCGTAGCCCTGGGAGCTCTCTTTTGGATTCGGAGCGGGAACTGGGAGGACGCTGGCGGTTGGACCTAGTGAGCAGAGCAGGTGCCTGAgagggggcccagagaggggtTCAGAGCACCCCTCCGGCCACTCCCTCCACCGGGGCTGGAGATCACAGCCCCGCTCCCCCCCAGGTGCACTGCAACAACATGTTCAGCAGGGGCGTGAAGATCTTCAAGGAGGTCCACTGCTACTTCCGAGCGGAGGCCAGCGAGTGGGAGTCCAGCGGGATCACCTTCTCGCTGGTCCTGGACGACGTCAACCCCAGTGCCCGCTTCGTCACGGTGCCCCTGCAACACCGCATGGCCAGCGCCATCAAGTGCCAGTTCCACTTTGCCGATAGCTGGATGTTGTTCAGCGAGATTTCTTTCCAGTCCGGTGAGGGCCAGTCCCCTCCCTGCTttcgtcctcccctccctcttcaccctccccacaCTTCCCACCCCTTGTTCATCCACCCACCCGCGGTGGTGGGGAAGGGCTCCAGCAGGGAAGGGCTTCCTTTCTGGGATGTGGGAGCCCCCAGTGACCGCATCCCCTACCCCATCGGCCCCATGCTGCTCATCCCCTCCACTGGgaagcaacggggcctagtggatagagcctgggcctgggagtcagaaggacctgggttctaatcctggctccaccacttgtgggcaagtcacttaatttctctgtacctcagttatgtcatctgcaaaatgaggattaagactgtgagctccatgtgagacagagactgtatccaacctgaatagcttttatgtactccagcactcagaacagtgctggacacagagtaaacacttaacaaatgctatcattattagtagtagtagtactactatCATCTTTTCCCAGATGCCACAATGTACAACAACTCCGGGACCCTGGCCACCTCCCCTGTGGCACCCACGACCTACGGTAGGTGTTGTTGATGGGGAGGGCTAAGAACACAGCCTCCACCCAGATGACCTCTGTGGCCGAAGGACGGGGCCCAGAGCCTGATCGGGGCCAAGGGTTGACCATGGGCGGGGCAGGTGCAGGTCTGGCGGCCAAAGAAAGCAGAACCAAGTTCTGGTGGGAGAAGGCATCAGGATCCCACGGCCTTGGCCACCTGGGCCTGTCCAGGACagttctgccctttgctccagccACTGGGCTACTCCTTTTCTAAGCGGGAGGCCACGGTACCTTGCCCACCGGGCGTTTTCCCTCTTACAGGGCAGTGGGGGGGAAAGCATttggaggcagctgagaggtccctGCCCCGAGGGCCTCCGGCTTCTTGGACTCGGGGCCTGAGGCCGCAGGTACCCTTGACCTGAAATGGACTCTCCATTCCCACTCTCCCAGCCAGTTCCCACGGTGCCCAGCTGCCGGCCTAGGGGGTTTGCAGTCTCTTACGTGGGGCCAgttgggaaaaagggaagggtgCTCAAACCCCCACGGAGAGTTTTTCAGGGtgccatatcctacctctgaccgCGCTGTGACTCTGCCcgagggttggggggctgggagcagggccgTACCCCCTTCCAGCAGGGAGGGGGATTAGGCGGTACAGTCCCAGAGCTGTGTCATGtctcctttcctgctctcccttcctccttctccctctctgtcactgtaggtgtccatctctgtctctccctccccgctttcctcttAGTGCCCTCTGACattctcttcctctggcctggcacacctCTGCCCGTCTCCGCTATGATCTGCGGTCTCCAGCTGTCTCCGGGATCTGACCCCTGGCTAGATGGCGTggacaggaaggtggggtggtgcggggaaagggggaggtgagggatgggACTGGGCTACcccaggggaagaggggcagttgATTTGAGTCCGGGCCGTGGGCCTATGTCCGTGTCCGTCGACAGGGTCGGCACCAGGTGAGCTCACTGGGGATCCGGTCCTGTTCATGGTATTTCTGGGCAGAGGGTGGCTTCCCTTTGGATGTCACCTAGGGCTGGGCCACCGGTTGTCTGTGTGCAAACGTGGTTCGTTGCATCGTTCGGTCTAGTTACATGTGTAATCGTGGTTCCTTCTGTCCGTGTGGCTCTGTGTGCCAGAAGGGGTGTTCGTGGGTGCGTTTGGGGCATGGTTATGTGTGCTGGCATGTATGTATGAAGGTGTGTAGTGAGAGTATGCATCTTTTGGGTTTAAGATACATGGGGAGATGCGTGTGTATCTCTTATAtgattggggtggatacatgggagtatatatgtgtgtgtttaagtgtgtgagtgtgtgtttcgGCATGGGCTTCAGTCTTCTAACTCCAAGCCGGGAAGCAGAGCTGGGGGTCTTCTCcactgagggaagggtgggggaggcgctggccggggggagggagaagctagAACTCAGGGTGTGAGGGGACCGGTGGGCCAGGTTTGTCACTGCTGAGGGCAGATGGGGCTAAGAGCCCCCAGCCCATCGCTCCCCTGCCACAGGCAACCTGACCCTCCGGCCCCTGACGAAGATCCCATCCGTGGGCTCACCTTGGTCCCGCtgagaggcctgtccagtccctGCTACATCCCTGGTGCCTTGGCAGGATGGCAGCCCCTGGGGGGTTCCCAACAGTgcttcctccacctctcaccAGTGCGCCtgatccctcctttccccccacctcccccaccgcaGACCCCATGCTCAAGGTGGACGACAGCAACACTCGCATCCTCATTGGCTGCCTGGTGGCCATCATCTTCATCCTGGtggccatcatcgtcatcatcctctGGAGGCAGTTCTGGCAGAAGATGCTGGAGAAGGTGAgtcgggggggcagggagaagggctgCATTCGGGTCTCGGGTCAGACCCCACTCCCCTTGCCGGATGTGGCCGGGCTGGGCCGTAACCATTCTTCCTGCAAGGACAAGGAACGGCTGGGAGGGAGATCGGTGGAGGGGGCTTCTCCTACATTTCCCCGACCGTGGTGACCCACCCTGGGTTTGCCCCGGACCCCTGCCCCGCGGTCCTCGGCCTCGCGggcttccctctccccgccaacTGAGGGCAACCGGCCCGCCTCCCCGCAGGCCTCCCGGCGCATGCTGGACGACGAGATGACCGTCAGCCTGTCTCTGCCGAGCGAGTCCAGCATGTACAACCACCACCGCCGCTCCGCCTCTCCCAGCGAACAGGGCTCCAACTCCACCTACGACCGCATCTTCCCGCTCGGACCTGACTACCAGGAGCCGTCGCGGTTGCTCCGTAGGCTGCCCGGCCTCGATCCCGGCAAGGAGGAGCCAGGTGAGACCCGGGGCGAGGGGCCAGGGGCTTGATGCCGGCGGGAAGACGGACCTCGTGGCCCTGACCTAACACAGGATGCGAGATTGAATGGGGTTTGCATGTGGTTGGTGTTGCATCCTGTCGCATTAAcacagtgcttactgcatgcggagcactgtgcaggatgccttctctgtgcagagcatcgtagcGGATGCCTACTGCacgtagagcactatactgggcgcTAACAGTGTGTGGAGTACTGAGCCGGGTGCCCTCTGTGGCTTCTGGATGTGTGGACAATCCGGTTGACTAGGGTCTCGAAGCTGAACCCTGACCTCGTCCCCTCACACCTATGGCGCCCCCACCCTAACTCTTCCACTCTTCCGGTCTAAAACTGTTCCCGACCCCAAACGACCACTACCCCGAGTCCCGTTTGCCCTCTCGGGGGCGAGGGGGCCAGTGGCCGGAGAGACCGGGCCGGCTTTTGGGGGGACGGTGAGGTTTGGTCCCTGGGCCTCCCCCGGGCGAGGCTGACGGGGTCCTGCCGCTCCCCAGCCTGCAGCCCCGCGGCCAAACCCGTCCAGCCCGGCGGCCCCGAGGGCGTCCCGCACTACGCGGAAGCCGACATCGTGAACCTGCAGGGCGTCACTGGCGGCAACACCTACTCGGTGCCCGCCGTCACCATGGACCTGCTCTCGGGCAAGGACATCGCCGTGGAGGAATTCCCGCGCAAGCTCCTCGTCTTCAAGGAGAAGCTGGGGGAAGGCCAGTTCGGGGAGGTGCGGCTCCCGCTCCTACACCTTGGGCCCGGTCGGGCCCTCGAGGGCGGTCGAGCGAGCGTCCCGGTCCCCTGCCCCAGGGCAGCCAGTCTGTTCACCTACCTTGCCCTGGGGTCTGCGTTCTACTGCCTCGGGGCGGTGAGGGGGAGGGGCGCAAGTTCAGGGGTCGGGGTGCTGGCCAAAGTGTGACCCCGACCCCGTGGCAGGTGCATCTGTgcgaggtggaggggatggagaaaTTCACCTGCGAGGGCCTCAGCCCAGATCCAGGGACCAACCAGCCCGTCCTGGTGGCTGTGAAGATGCTCCGGGCAGATGCCAACAAGAATGCCAGGTTGGTGTCTGTGTTtatgggtgtgtgttgggggcttGGAGCTCCCCTCCTCGGAGGGGCACGGGACTGGCCAAGTTTTCAGTGAAAGgagcaacctcctcctcctccctttataTCACTGTtaaatttattaaacacttaccgtgtgccaacgcactgtgtgaagtgctgggatagatacgagctcaccaggttggacacaggccgtgtcccccacggggctcacactccgttgaagagaacgggtattgaatccccattttgcaagtgaagtaactgaggcccagagaagataaatggcTGTCCTCCGGGTGTTTCATCAGGggattggcagagatgggatgagaacgcaggtcctctgactcccagacctgtgctctttcccctaagccatgctgcttcccacaagccCAGTTTTAGAcacaaccctcccccccacccccacccccccctagTTACCAGGAGTACCCGACCCCACGGTAATGAGTTCTACCCCCTTGGACATTTGTcccgtagactctaagcttgtcgtgggcagggagagtgtctgttgttttgtaatatcgtaccctcccaagtgctcggtacagcactgtgcacacagtaagcgctcaatagatacgatcgattgattgtgggCAGGCGGCCTGGCCCTTCCCGAGCGGTTCTGACCTCAGCCTCCCATGTGGGTGTGTGCCTCCGGGCTGGTTTGTCCCCACCCCAGGAATGACTTCCTTAAGGAGATCAAGATCATGTCCCGGCTGAAGGACCCCAACATCATCCGCCTGCTGGCCGTGTGCATCGCCGACGATCCGCTGTGCATGATCACCGAGTACATGGAGAACGGCGACCTCAACCAGTTCCTCTCCCGCCAGGATTCCCGCGGTGTCCCCTCCGCCTCCACCGCCTCCCCTTCCTCCGCTGCCAGCAGACCCGCCGTCAggtattacttatattaatgtttgcctccccctctagactgtaagctagttgggaATCTTTGTTTActattttatggtactctcccaagcgcttagtacagcagtctgcacacagtaagcactcgataaatgtgattgactgactgactgaatgaatgaatggggtgaaaGTCTGCTTTGGGCCAGGCAGCAGCGTGattgcacaggcctgagagtcaccttttttttaaaaaaaaaatggcatttgttaaggactgaactatatggcaggcactgtactaagcgctgggttaggtacaaggttgtcaggttggacacagtgcctgtcccccattttacaggtgaggtaacacagcatggagaagttaagtgacttatccaggttcACACAGTAaccaagtggtagggctgggattagaactcaggtccttctgactctcaggcttgtgctgtaattcactaaaccatgctgctacgtgcttcggctgtgtgacggtggtcaagtctcttaacttctctaggcctcggtttccttctctgtaaagtggggattcaataactattctccctcccccttagactgaaagcctcatggggacagggaccacgtccaccctggttatcttgtatctaccacagtgcttggcacatagtaagtgcttaacagatatcacagcgACTGTTATTGTGATGATCACGtctcacccaccccctgccccctacaCAAGGATGCTAGCCTAAGGGGAGAGcgggatcttctccccattttacagagggggaaactgaggcccggagatgctGAGTGTCTGtgcaagtcacccagcagaccagagccagaaatagaacccacgtcccccgccccccagcctggCAGTCTTTCTAGTACACCCACCGTCCAGGGGCGGGTGTCATGGCCGACGCTCGCCCCCGACCTTGGCTCACCCGATCTCCCCAGTTACGTCAACCTGAAGTTCATGGCGGTCCAGATCGCGTCCGGGATGAAGTACCTGTCCTCGCTCAACTTTGTCCACCGCGACCTCGCCACGCGCAACTGCCTGGTGGGCAGGAACTTCACCATCAAGATCGCCGACTTTGGCATGAGCAGGAACCTGTACAGCGGAGATTACTACCGCATCCAGGGCCGCGCCGTGCTGCCCATCCGCTGGATGTCCTGGGAGAGCATCCTGCTGGTCCGTACCCACGGGGCTCCAGAGGgccggagggggaagagggagggggccagGGTGGACCTCCTCAGAGAGCGTCCTCCCGGTCGGTCCCCCTGACCGTccaggggtgggatggagagagggggcgggCCGGACCTCATGAGAGAACATCCTCCTGACTGCCTTGGggcggaagggggagagggaggagcaggctgGGCCAGTCCTCCTGGGAGATGCCTTCCTGGCCAGTCCCCTGACCATcctggggtgagagggagagaagggggactctgagggagagagaggatcaGGCTGGACTGGCCCTCCTGGGAGAGCATCCTCTTGGTCACCTGGGGAGAGCTGCCGTCtatctgatgtggggagagagggaggtccgAGTCGGGAGGAGAGCCTGAGGTGGAGAACGGAGGTGGGAGAGGCGAGAGCGAGGTATGAATGGAAAGTTggcttgggtggggggaagacccGAGTTGGGAAGAGCAGGACAAGAGAAGAGAGCAACGAGGGAAGGTGGTGGAGATCCGGGAAGCCTGGTGTGAAGCGTTTTTGTTTGGTGGGAAGAGACACAGGGAGCCACTGCGGGGTTTTGAGAGCAGAGATGTGGGTCGAGCAGCGCTTCAgcgagatgatccgggcagcagcagaGAGGGTAGATTGAAGTGTCACAGTCGGGACCCTGGTTGGGATGACAACCTTCTCCCCCGTCTTTGTGACCAGGGTCGGGGAGCTCGGTCAGCCCGGGTTGGGAGTGACTGAGCCTACTCCCCCCCTCTGTCCCCGTGCCCAGGGCAAGTTCACCACGGCGAGTGACGTGTGGGCCTTTGGCGTGACCTTGTGGGAGACCTTCACCTTCTGCCAGGAGCAGCCCTACTCCCAGCTGTCCGACGAGCAGGTCATCGAAAACACGGGAG
Protein-coding sequences here:
- the DDR2 gene encoding discoidin domain-containing receptor 2 — its product is MIVPCRPPLVLLLLLQAFPAGRAQVNPAVCRYPLGMSGGHIPDEDITASSQWSESTAAKYGRLDSEEGDGAWCPETPIEPDDLKEFLQIDLRSLHFITLVGTQGRHAGGHGNEFAPMYKINYSRDGNRWISWRNRQGKQSQDGNSNPYDILLKDLEPPIVARFVRFIPVTDHSMNVCMRVELYGCAWLDGLVSYNAPAGQQLVLPGGSAVYLNDSVYDGAVGYSLTEGLGQLTDGVAGLDDFAQTHEYHVWPGYDYVGWRNESSPHAYVEIVFEFDRVRNFTTMKVHCNNMFSRGVKIFKEVHCYFRAEASEWESSGITFSLVLDDVNPSARFVTVPLQHRMASAIKCQFHFADSWMLFSEISFQSDATMYNNSGTLATSPVAPTTYDPMLKVDDSNTRILIGCLVAIIFILVAIIVIILWRQFWQKMLEKASRRMLDDEMTVSLSLPSESSMYNHHRRSASPSEQGSNSTYDRIFPLGPDYQEPSRLLRRLPGLDPGKEEPACSPAAKPVQPGGPEGVPHYAEADIVNLQGVTGGNTYSVPAVTMDLLSGKDIAVEEFPRKLLVFKEKLGEGQFGEVHLCEVEGMEKFTCEGLSPDPGTNQPVLVAVKMLRADANKNARNDFLKEIKIMSRLKDPNIIRLLAVCIADDPLCMITEYMENGDLNQFLSRQDSRGVPSASTASPSSAASRPAVSYVNLKFMAVQIASGMKYLSSLNFVHRDLATRNCLVGRNFTIKIADFGMSRNLYSGDYYRIQGRAVLPIRWMSWESILLGKFTTASDVWAFGVTLWETFTFCQEQPYSQLSDEQVIENTGEFFRDQGRQMYLPQPAICPDPVYKLMLSCWRRETKNRPSFQEIHLLLLQQATAE